From a region of the Clupea harengus chromosome 9, Ch_v2.0.2, whole genome shotgun sequence genome:
- the LOC116221747 gene encoding uncharacterized protein K02A2.6-like, which yields MLLTTFITPEGRYYFKRLPFGISSAPEHFQKRISQLIDGIDGVLCHADDVLITGKDRAEHDDRLHRVLQKFRKSGLTLNEKCQFALTEVRFLGHVINSQGIRADPDKIKAIRDMPEPKDVADVRRFMGMVNFVGKFSPRLPDLTKPIRDLLKTENSWTWGAPQQKAFLDTKKELGSETVLAQYSPNHETMVSADASSYGLGGVLTQKQLGGEWRPVVFISRSLTKAESRYAQIEKEALATTWACERLRGYLSGLDFTIRTDHKPLITLLKSRALDDLPPRIIRFRLRLLRFNFNIIHVPGKNLITADALSRAPLPATATEAEQDLEKECKAYLDSVVESLPATPTKLEQIKSAQTSDNTCKRLRRYIANGWPEHRRDMHELLLPYWPERSVLHEGGGLLMKGERLIIPEHMRPDILQRLHQGHQGINKCLARARESVWWPGVTCAVKQMVERCEICAREAQTPVEPLLTTDLPSRPWQRVAADLFQWQNGNYLVMIDYFSRYIEVCTLPGGTTAKQTIARFKAVFARYGCPEVLVTDNGPQFSCHEFSQFARDYDFTHVTSSPRYPRSNGEAERAVRTVKSLLEKGRFPQSSAGLQVYSIGTRDLPSTTTDGEETQNTSPSVTAAATTTVA from the coding sequence ATGCTGTTGACCACGTTCATCACACCAGAGGGCCGATATTACTTCAAGAGGTTACCCTTTGGTATATCATCGGCCCCGGAGCACTTTCAAAAGAGGATTTCCCAGCTGATTGATGGCATTGACGGAGTGTTATGTCATGCTGATGATGTCCTCATCACAGGAAAGGACCGGGCAGAACACGACGATAGGCTGCACAGGGTGCTACAGAAATTCAGAAAGTCTGGGCTCACTCTGAATGAAAAATGCCAGTTTGCACTGACAGAAGTCCGTTTCCTGGGCCATGTCATAAACTCCCAGGGCATCAGAGCAGACCCGGATAAGATAAAGGCGATCCGTGACATGCCTGAGCCGAAGGATGTGGCAGATGTTCGCCGCTTCATGGGCATGGTGAACTTTGTAGGGAAATTCTCACCACGCCTGCCTGACTTGACAAAGCCCATCCGCGATCTGTTGAAGACAGAGAACAGCTGGACATGGGGAGCACCCCAACAGAAAGCGTTCCTGGACACTAAGAAAGAATTAGGGTCAGAGACGGTGTTAGCCCAATACAGCCCAAACCATGAAACCATGGTGTCAGCGGATGCCTCTTCGTATGgactaggaggtgtcttaacaCAAAAACAGCTAGGTGGTGAGTGGAGACCTGTTGTCTTCATTTCAAGAAGTTTGACCAAAGCCGAGTCAAGATATGCTCAAATAGAAAAAGAGGCTTTAGCTACGACCTGGGCATGTGAGCGCCTGCGCGGATACTTGAGCGGCCTAGATTTTACTATAAGAACAGATCACAAGCCACTCATAACACTCCTGAAGTCCAGAGCACTGGATGACCTTCCGCCGAGGATTATCAGATTCAGATTAAGGCTGCTCAGATTCAATTTCAACATCATCCATGTCCCAGGTAAAAACCTGATAACAGCTGATGCTCTGTCCAGAGCGCCGCTTCCAGCCACAGCCACGGAGGCGGAGCAAGACCTGGAAAAGGAATGCAAAGCTTACTTGGACAGTGTAGTAGAAAGCCTGCCAGCCACACCGACAAAGCTGGAACAAATTAAGAGCGCACAAACCTCTGACAACACCTGCAAACGTCTCAGGCGATACATTGCAAACGGCTGGCCTGAACACAGACGAGATATGCATGAGCTGCTGTTGCCCTACTGGCCTGAAAGGTCAGTCCTGCATGAAGGAGGAGGACTGCTCATGAAAGGTGAGAGACTCATCATCCCTGAACACATGAGACCTGATATCCTACAGAGACTTCACCAGGGACATCAGGGTATCAACAAATGCCTAGCTAGGGCTAGAGAATCTGTCTGGTGGCCAGGCGTCACGTGTGCTGTAAAGCAGATGGTCGAGAGATGTGAGATTTGTGCACGTGAAGCTCAAACACCTGTCGAGCCTCTGCTCACGACTGACCTCCCAAGCAGACCATGGCAGAGGGTTGCAGCAGATCTTTTCCAATGGCAGAATGGGAACTATTTAGTCATGATAGACTACTTTTCTCGCTATATTGAGGTTTGCACCCTACCTGGAGGCACAACAGCTAAACAGACTATTGCAAGATTTAAAGCTGTGTTTGCTAGGTATGGATGCCCAGAAGTGCTAGTCACGGACAACGGTCCTCAGTTTTCCTGTCATGAATTCTCTCAGTTTGCAAGAGATTATGACTTTACACATGTGACAAGCAGCCCCCGTTATCCCCGCAGCAATGGGGAGGCTGAACGGGCCGTCAGAACTGTTAAGTCTCTCttagagaaagggagatttCCACAAAGCTCTGCTGGCCTACAGGTTTACTCCATTGGCACACGGGACCTCCCCAGCACAACTACTGATGGGGAGGAGACTCAGAACACCAGTCCCAGTGTCACCGCTGCAGCTACAACCACAGTGGCCTGA